A window of Zestosphaera sp. contains these coding sequences:
- a CDS encoding mechanosensitive ion channel, with the protein MSSENIPLNIRKTIQRLVLWILLYIVITALILTTIPSLIPQVKPVIDAYATYISIGLSLFFGYMIIKAFSDLVYWMLRVKHPHSTAAAVRSLFTILGIGALAAGIAGGTAGGAAGVALGGFIGMVIGFATQQVLGQAIAGLFVLLVRPIRIGDKVNVAGEAGIVEDISTLFTVIRKDDNSLALIPNNMLIGSKIYILERAK; encoded by the coding sequence ATGAGCAGCGAAAACATACCCCTAAACATTAGGAAAACAATACAAAGACTAGTACTATGGATACTCCTTTACATCGTTATAACTGCCCTCATATTGACAACCATCCCGTCACTTATACCCCAAGTCAAGCCTGTAATAGACGCCTATGCGACCTACATCTCTATCGGTCTCTCATTGTTCTTCGGCTACATGATAATTAAGGCCTTCTCGGATCTCGTCTACTGGATGCTCCGCGTAAAGCACCCACACTCAACAGCCGCAGCCGTCAGGAGCCTCTTCACCATATTGGGCATAGGCGCACTAGCGGCCGGCATAGCTGGAGGCACAGCTGGCGGTGCGGCTGGCGTTGCACTAGGAGGCTTCATAGGAATGGTCATTGGATTCGCTACACAACAAGTGCTCGGCCAGGCCATAGCCGGTCTCTTCGTTCTACTCGTGAGGCCAATAAGGATAGGCGACAAGGTTAACGTCGCAGGGGAGGCAGGCATCGTAGAGGACATCTCCACCCTATTCACTGTTATCAGGAAGGACGACAACAGCCTTGCCCTTATACCGAACAACATGCTGATAGGTTCGAAGATATACATACTTGAAAGAGCCAAATAG
- a CDS encoding HEPN domain-containing protein — MVRRGAEAWLRQAERDLRKAINDLQTQDWDSAAFWSQQSAGKALKALLMNSGIVYRGHELLEIAHVIRSEVGIDTSVIDKDLRELTIHYTVARYPDAANALPYELYDEEKARDLVERAKKVVEWVKQNLH; from the coding sequence GTGGTTAGAAGAGGGGCTGAAGCATGGCTTAGACAGGCCGAAAGAGACCTGAGAAAAGCCATAAATGATTTACAAACACAGGACTGGGATTCTGCGGCTTTTTGGTCCCAGCAGTCTGCCGGGAAGGCTCTCAAGGCATTATTAATGAACTCGGGCATAGTGTACCGGGGACACGAGCTCCTCGAAATAGCGCATGTAATTAGAAGCGAGGTCGGTATAGACACATCTGTTATCGACAAAGATCTCAGAGAGCTGACTATACACTATACGGTAGCAAGATATCCGGACGCTGCGAATGCCCTGCCATATGAGCTATATGACGAGGAAAAAGCGAGAGACCTAGTTGAGAGGGCAAAAAAGGTGGTAGAATGGGTAAAGCAAAATCTGCACTAG
- a CDS encoding PD-(D/E)XK nuclease family protein, protein MEGVDVVYELYNFLREEREKHQKEPGTVWVTDLVSCSLKSKYTSLYPDLVASDVFNPPTIVGTLIHRGLEELLKNIFETKQFKVEIEPETSMELELPSGKVVLKGRADIVLTSPQGARIGVEIKSMRGDMPTPLEHHVDQVKFYNYMFGLEKTLLVYVSPDRVTQYEVIEKASQEEIVKRLLEPVSPRYPWECKYCPFSVLCPNKSIK, encoded by the coding sequence ATGGAAGGAGTAGACGTCGTCTACGAGCTGTATAATTTTCTCAGGGAGGAGAGGGAGAAGCACCAGAAAGAGCCTGGAACCGTATGGGTTACAGACCTCGTGTCCTGTAGCCTAAAGTCAAAGTACACGTCCCTGTATCCGGATTTGGTTGCCTCAGACGTCTTCAACCCGCCTACTATTGTGGGGACACTCATCCATAGGGGCCTAGAGGAGCTTCTCAAGAACATTTTCGAGACAAAACAGTTCAAGGTTGAAATAGAGCCAGAGACGAGCATGGAGCTGGAGCTACCTTCTGGCAAAGTGGTTTTGAAGGGTAGGGCAGACATTGTTCTCACTTCTCCACAGGGAGCAAGAATAGGGGTAGAAATAAAGTCGATGAGGGGAGACATGCCTACACCTCTCGAGCACCACGTGGACCAGGTCAAATTCTACAACTACATGTTCGGGCTCGAGAAAACTTTGCTGGTCTATGTCTCGCCCGACAGGGTTACACAGTACGAGGTAATCGAGAAGGCGAGCCAAGAAGAAATAGTGAAACGGCTCCTAGAGCCTGTTTCACCCCGCTATCCGTGGGAATGCAAGTACTGCCCCTTCAGCGTACTATGCCCAAACAAGTCTATTAAATAA
- a CDS encoding DedA family protein: MSLTIYLAELATTIISKLGLPGIFFLMTLESALIPIPSEAIMVFAGFLVSKGEINFLDAVLAGTMGNYAGSAILYFLGKKYGAPMLLRYGKYIFISKKHIEEAEKFFQKNGKLAVFTGRMLPAVRTVISLPAGIAKMDFKTFTIYTILGSIPWNMALTYIGIVLGQNWHLILQYSTLIDSAAIIALIVLIAYFYISKKHEVNLFSSQNSQRAIYDKSGSESHDK, translated from the coding sequence ATGTCACTAACGATATACTTGGCAGAGCTAGCAACAACAATAATTTCGAAACTAGGACTGCCCGGAATATTCTTCCTAATGACGCTAGAGTCCGCACTCATACCAATACCAAGTGAAGCCATCATGGTCTTCGCGGGCTTCCTCGTATCCAAAGGAGAGATAAACTTCCTAGACGCAGTTCTAGCAGGCACCATGGGAAACTATGCAGGCTCGGCTATCCTATATTTCCTAGGCAAGAAATATGGCGCCCCAATGCTCCTCAGATATGGAAAGTACATCTTCATTTCCAAGAAACACATAGAAGAGGCCGAGAAATTTTTCCAGAAAAACGGCAAACTAGCGGTCTTCACGGGAAGAATGCTCCCAGCAGTGAGAACCGTCATAAGTCTCCCAGCCGGCATAGCCAAGATGGACTTCAAAACATTCACAATCTACACCATTCTAGGAAGCATACCGTGGAACATGGCCCTCACATACATAGGAATAGTTCTAGGCCAAAACTGGCACCTAATCCTACAATACTCGACCCTAATAGATTCAGCGGCAATAATTGCACTTATCGTTCTAATCGCTTACTTCTACATATCAAAAAAGCATGAGGTAAATCTTTTTTCATCACAGAATTCTCAGCGCGCTATTTACGATAAAAGTGGTAGTGAAAGTCATGACAAGTGA
- a CDS encoding nucleotidyltransferase domain-containing protein: MGKAKSALASQHEALERAKSFVEKAKARASCLGLTLLGAYLVGSRARGDYLRDSDIDIILVVKGLKNLNFLERLQLFTDTLEPSIDLRIYDAEEWESTENTWINQLKQEAIKIDT; the protein is encoded by the coding sequence ATGGGTAAAGCAAAATCTGCACTAGCCTCCCAGCACGAAGCCCTAGAAAGAGCAAAAAGCTTTGTCGAAAAAGCAAAGGCCAGAGCTTCCTGTTTGGGGCTGACCCTTCTAGGGGCCTACCTTGTCGGTAGTAGGGCTAGAGGAGACTACCTCAGAGACAGCGACATAGACATAATCCTTGTCGTTAAAGGTCTAAAGAATCTTAATTTTCTCGAAAGGCTCCAGCTCTTCACTGATACACTTGAACCCTCCATAGACCTCAGGATCTACGACGCCGAAGAATGGGAATCCACCGAAAACACCTGGATAAACCAGCTAAAACAAGAAGCCATAAAAATCGACACTTAA
- a CDS encoding AbrB/MazE/SpoVT family DNA-binding domain-containing protein, which yields MGKRLTLVIPRNVAEKPGIKEGDKIKITVVGDKLVLQPIRDAVWLSLYGKKVAKVTLEDLEATSIEEQDKYV from the coding sequence ATCGGTAAAAGGCTGACTCTTGTTATACCCAGGAATGTAGCAGAAAAACCTGGCATAAAGGAAGGGGACAAAATAAAAATCACGGTCGTTGGAGACAAATTGGTGTTACAGCCTATCCGGGACGCTGTTTGGCTCTCGCTCTACGGGAAAAAGGTTGCAAAGGTTACATTAGAGGATCTTGAAGCTACAAGCATTGAGGAGCAGGATAAGTATGTTTAA